In Streptomyces nodosus, one DNA window encodes the following:
- a CDS encoding CBS domain-containing protein, which translates to MKTQSIGEVMTSEVVRAHRDTAFKEIVRLLDRHRISGLPVVDRDDKVLGVISGADLVRGQMARGEQGRGHRFRLPALRRAAGAPAEEARGTTAEGLMTTPALTVHPEQRVQDAARLMERHRVERLPVVDEEDRLIGIVTRRDLLRVFLRTDEEIRGQVVDDVLVASLGLSPDAVAVSVRDGMVTLEGLLERRSEIPLVVRSAWRVDGVIGVVNSLAFRVDDGPPPARLPSRGVSSNRLPER; encoded by the coding sequence GTGAAGACCCAGAGCATCGGCGAGGTGATGACCAGTGAGGTCGTCCGGGCACACCGGGACACGGCGTTCAAGGAGATCGTGCGGTTGCTCGACCGCCACCGGATCAGCGGGCTGCCGGTCGTGGACCGCGACGACAAGGTGCTCGGGGTGATCTCCGGGGCGGATCTGGTGCGCGGGCAGATGGCCCGGGGCGAGCAGGGCCGGGGCCACCGGTTCCGCCTTCCGGCCCTGCGACGCGCCGCCGGGGCCCCGGCGGAGGAGGCCCGGGGCACGACGGCGGAGGGGTTGATGACGACGCCCGCCCTCACGGTGCATCCGGAGCAACGCGTCCAGGACGCGGCACGGCTGATGGAGCGCCATCGGGTGGAGCGGCTCCCCGTGGTCGACGAGGAGGACCGTCTCATCGGCATCGTCACCCGCCGTGACCTGCTGCGGGTCTTCCTCCGTACGGACGAGGAGATCCGCGGTCAGGTGGTCGACGACGTTCTGGTGGCCTCGCTCGGCCTGTCCCCGGACGCCGTGGCCGTCTCGGTCCGCGACGGGATGGTCACGCTGGAGGGGCTTCTGGAGCGGCGCAGCGAGATCCCGCTGGTGGTCCGGTCGGCCTGGCGGGTGGACGGGGTCATCGGTGTCGTCAACAGCCTGGCCTTCCGGGTCGACGACGGCCCACCCCCCGCGAGGCTCCCCTCGCGGGGGGTCTCCTCGAACCGGCTGCCGGAACGCTGA
- a CDS encoding non-homologous end joining protein Ku yields MPRSIWSGAISFGLVTIPVAVVPATEDHSVRFHQYHLEDMGRVRVRKYCEKEDREVPSEEIGKGYEVSRDQVVPVLDEELRELPLPTAKTIEIVAFVPAESIDPLRIGEGYYLQASGAVAAKPYALLRQALERTSKAAVAKFAWHGRERLGLLRVREEALVLHAMRWPDEIRDPGGLAPPEVRLSDDEITEAEHLIDRMTRDDLGGPDFADHYTEALAQVIEAKREGQAPPEVPEPEAGPGKVLDLMAALQESVARAKASRGEDTEAEVHELPRKKAAARTTARKAADTSAASGEKAAAKKAAKKASRRSTAKKTTRRPRTA; encoded by the coding sequence ATGCCCCGGAGCATCTGGTCGGGAGCGATCAGTTTCGGTCTGGTCACCATTCCGGTCGCCGTGGTGCCCGCGACCGAGGACCACAGTGTCCGCTTCCACCAGTACCACCTGGAGGACATGGGCCGGGTCCGGGTCCGCAAGTACTGCGAGAAGGAGGACCGCGAGGTCCCGTCCGAGGAGATCGGCAAGGGCTATGAGGTCTCCCGCGACCAGGTGGTCCCGGTCCTCGACGAGGAACTGCGGGAGCTGCCGCTGCCGACGGCGAAGACCATCGAGATCGTCGCGTTCGTGCCGGCCGAGTCCATCGATCCCCTCCGCATCGGCGAGGGCTACTACCTCCAGGCCTCCGGCGCGGTCGCCGCGAAGCCGTACGCCCTGCTCCGCCAGGCGCTGGAGCGGACGTCGAAGGCCGCGGTGGCGAAGTTCGCCTGGCACGGCCGGGAGCGGCTCGGGCTGCTGCGGGTGCGCGAGGAGGCGCTGGTGCTGCACGCGATGCGCTGGCCGGACGAGATCCGGGACCCGGGCGGCCTCGCTCCGCCCGAGGTGCGGCTCTCCGACGACGAGATCACCGAGGCCGAGCATCTGATCGACCGTATGACCCGCGACGACCTCGGGGGCCCGGACTTCGCCGATCACTACACCGAGGCGCTCGCCCAGGTCATCGAGGCCAAGCGGGAGGGGCAGGCACCGCCCGAGGTCCCGGAGCCGGAGGCCGGGCCGGGCAAGGTGCTGGACCTGATGGCCGCGCTCCAGGAGTCGGTGGCCCGGGCCAAGGCCTCGCGCGGCGAGGACACCGAGGCCGAGGTGCACGAACTGCCGCGGAAGAAGGCCGCCGCCCGGACGACGGCACGGAAGGCGGCGGACACCTCCGCCGCATCCGGCGAGAAGGCCGCGGCGAAGAAGGCCGCGAAGAAAGCCTCGAGGAGGTCCACGGCCAAGAAGACCACCCGCCGCCCGCGTACCGCCTAG
- a CDS encoding ANTAR domain-containing protein: protein MRPRRPPEQEFGLGHSLIRGHTMAFSPLSTRYSPHLLSATELARENERLQEENAQLRRAMTSHATIDQAMGAVVVLGQLAPEEAWRVLRAVSQHTNTKLRVVAEHILKFARGGSLPGPEREELRQELERFGVRSGKDPSLRAP, encoded by the coding sequence ATGCGTCCACGGCGCCCGCCCGAGCAGGAGTTCGGGCTCGGCCACTCGCTCATCCGGGGGCACACCATGGCGTTCTCTCCGCTGTCCACGCGGTACTCCCCGCATCTGCTGTCCGCCACCGAGCTGGCGCGGGAGAACGAGCGGCTTCAGGAGGAGAACGCGCAGCTCCGCCGGGCCATGACCTCCCATGCCACCATCGACCAGGCGATGGGCGCCGTGGTCGTGCTGGGGCAGCTCGCGCCGGAGGAGGCCTGGCGGGTGCTGCGTGCCGTCTCCCAGCACACCAACACCAAGCTGCGGGTGGTCGCCGAACACATCCTGAAGTTCGCCCGGGGCGGCTCCCTGCCGGGGCCCGAACGGGAGGAACTCCGCCAGGAACTCGAGCGCTTCGGGGTCCGCTCGGGCAAGGACCCCTCGCTCCGCGCGCCCTGA
- a CDS encoding vitamin K epoxide reductase family protein: MIDRSSVALRVVRRPASTRGDRRAGWVMVLTGVIGWLAAFQLTVDDWRVLKDPAYQPPCNISPVVSCGSVMSSPQGSLFGFPNMLLGLGAFAAVAALGVAVLAGSRLHRLLWLGLNAGAVAGAVLVHWLIWQSLYELDKLCPYCMVVWVITIALVWYVTLHNLERGVIPVPARGRRALDIVLDTHWILLGAWYALIALLVLTRFWSYWSGLL, translated from the coding sequence ATGATCGACCGGTCCTCCGTCGCACTCCGCGTCGTCCGGCGTCCTGCTTCGACGCGCGGGGACCGCCGGGCCGGCTGGGTGATGGTGCTCACCGGGGTCATCGGCTGGCTGGCCGCCTTCCAGCTGACCGTCGACGACTGGCGCGTCCTGAAGGACCCGGCCTACCAGCCGCCCTGCAACATCAGCCCGGTGGTGAGCTGTGGCAGCGTCATGTCCAGCCCGCAGGGCAGCCTGTTCGGCTTTCCCAACATGCTGCTCGGGCTCGGCGCCTTCGCCGCGGTGGCCGCCCTCGGCGTCGCCGTGCTGGCCGGCTCCCGGCTGCACCGGCTGCTCTGGCTCGGGCTGAACGCAGGGGCGGTGGCGGGCGCGGTGCTGGTCCACTGGCTGATCTGGCAGTCGCTGTACGAGCTCGACAAGCTGTGCCCCTACTGCATGGTCGTCTGGGTGATCACCATCGCCCTGGTCTGGTACGTCACCCTGCACAATCTGGAACGCGGCGTGATCCCGGTGCCCGCGCGCGGACGGCGGGCCCTGGACATCGTGCTGGACACCCACTGGATCCTGCTCGGCGCCTGGTACGCGCTCATCGCGCTGCTGGTCCTGACCCGGTTCTGGTCGTACTGGAGCGGCCTGCTCTGA
- a CDS encoding GAF domain-containing sensor histidine kinase — MESSEDAREARVRLPQLRLDELLEELHARLDAARGTRDRVHSLLEAVLSVGRELDLEQALRSIVEAAAALVDARYAALGVIGPDGRRLSDFLTVGVDEEQIARIGAYPEGHGILGELIRHPEPLRLTKLSEHPGSYGFPAHHPPMNTFLGVPIRVRDQVFGNLYLTEKRGGAQFDEEDESVLSTLAVAAGVAIDNARLYEESRLRERWLRAIAEITRRLMSGSERGEVLGLIAERAREITGAALAVVAVPMADTDALTVELAIGQEAETHQGLVLPVDDSLTGRAFAGAAPVTSADISSDERVSSGPPRFVGLGPAVAVPIGTGDGVRGVVLLVRATGRPTFSEEETEPLQGFAAQAAVAMELAERRKDAEQIAVLEDRDRIARDLHDLAIQRLFATGMTLQSAGRFIDHAEASGRVLRAVDDLDETIKIIRSTIFGLRAQDGAAGPGLRARAVRAVGEAAPLVGFAPSLRMEGLLDTDVSRETADQVMAVLSEALTNVARHAHASRVDVVLETDGTEVRLTVSDNGVGIPAGGRRSGLRNMAERARQLGGDMELTGPADGGTILAWHAPVGKA; from the coding sequence GTGGAGAGCTCCGAGGACGCTCGCGAGGCCCGCGTGCGGCTGCCGCAACTGCGGCTGGACGAGCTGCTGGAGGAGCTGCACGCCCGCCTGGACGCCGCCCGCGGCACCCGGGACCGGGTGCACAGCCTGCTGGAGGCGGTCCTCTCGGTCGGCCGGGAACTGGACCTGGAACAGGCGCTGCGCAGCATCGTGGAGGCCGCGGCGGCCTTGGTCGACGCCCGGTACGCGGCCCTCGGCGTGATCGGACCGGACGGCAGACGGCTGTCGGACTTTCTGACGGTCGGGGTGGACGAGGAGCAGATCGCCCGGATCGGCGCCTACCCGGAGGGCCACGGCATCCTGGGCGAGCTGATCCGGCACCCCGAACCACTGCGGCTGACCAAGCTCTCCGAGCACCCCGGCTCCTACGGCTTCCCGGCCCACCATCCCCCGATGAACACCTTCCTCGGTGTTCCCATCCGGGTCCGCGACCAGGTCTTCGGCAATCTGTATCTGACCGAGAAGCGGGGCGGGGCGCAGTTCGACGAGGAGGACGAGTCGGTCCTGTCGACGCTGGCGGTGGCCGCCGGTGTGGCGATCGACAACGCCCGACTGTACGAGGAGTCGAGGCTGCGCGAGCGGTGGCTGCGGGCGATCGCGGAGATCACCCGGCGTCTGATGTCCGGCAGCGAGCGGGGCGAGGTCCTCGGGCTGATCGCCGAACGGGCCCGGGAGATCACCGGGGCCGCCCTGGCCGTGGTCGCGGTGCCGATGGCGGACACCGACGCACTCACGGTCGAACTGGCGATCGGGCAGGAGGCGGAGACCCACCAGGGTCTGGTGCTGCCTGTGGACGACAGCCTGACCGGGCGGGCCTTCGCCGGCGCCGCCCCGGTCACCAGCGCGGACATCTCCAGCGACGAACGGGTCTCGTCGGGCCCCCCGAGGTTCGTCGGGCTCGGACCCGCCGTGGCCGTCCCCATCGGTACCGGAGACGGTGTGCGCGGTGTCGTGCTGCTGGTCCGCGCGACGGGCCGGCCCACGTTCTCCGAGGAGGAGACCGAGCCGTTGCAGGGCTTCGCCGCGCAGGCCGCGGTCGCCATGGAGCTGGCCGAACGACGCAAGGACGCCGAGCAGATCGCGGTGCTCGAGGACCGCGACCGTATCGCCAGGGACCTGCACGATCTGGCGATCCAGCGGCTGTTCGCGACCGGTATGACCCTGCAGAGCGCGGGGCGGTTCATCGACCACGCGGAGGCCTCGGGCCGGGTGCTGCGGGCGGTGGACGACCTGGACGAGACCATCAAGATCATCAGGTCCACCATCTTCGGGCTGCGGGCGCAGGACGGCGCGGCCGGCCCCGGACTGCGGGCGCGGGCGGTCCGCGCGGTCGGTGAGGCGGCCCCGCTGGTCGGCTTCGCGCCGAGCCTGCGCATGGAGGGACTGCTGGACACCGATGTGTCCCGGGAGACGGCCGACCAGGTGATGGCGGTGCTCTCCGAGGCGCTGACCAATGTCGCCCGGCACGCACACGCCTCCCGGGTCGATGTGGTGCTGGAGACCGACGGGACCGAGGTACGGCTGACGGTGTCCGACAACGGGGTGGGCATTCCCGCGGGGGGCCGCCGCAGCGGTCTGCGCAACATGGCGGAACGCGCCCGGCAACTGGGCGGCGACATGGAGCTGACCGGCCCGGCCGACGGGGGCACCATCCTGGCGTGGCACGCGCCCGTGGGGAAGGCCTGA
- a CDS encoding pyridoxamine 5'-phosphate oxidase family protein, producing the protein MPLDNTEPAPVAPRRSTELGSAEALRLLGSVSLGRIVFTHRALPTVRPVNHVLDEGHIVIRTHEGAALTSYTRHNGGPGVVVAYEADAIDPETHLGWSVVVTGYAELVTDPGELERYRSMLRPWVDRTMDHTVRIRPDLVTGVLLTAIDGTEERGTSPADPSGQAGPRT; encoded by the coding sequence ATGCCCCTCGACAACACCGAACCGGCCCCCGTGGCACCGCGCCGGAGCACAGAGCTCGGCAGCGCCGAGGCGCTGCGGCTGCTGGGCAGCGTCTCCCTGGGGAGGATCGTCTTCACCCACCGTGCGCTGCCGACCGTCCGTCCGGTCAATCATGTGCTGGACGAGGGTCATATCGTCATCCGCACCCATGAGGGCGCGGCCCTGACCTCCTACACCCGGCACAACGGCGGTCCCGGGGTCGTCGTGGCGTACGAGGCCGACGCGATCGATCCCGAGACGCATCTGGGCTGGAGCGTGGTGGTCACCGGGTACGCCGAACTCGTGACCGATCCGGGCGAGCTGGAGCGCTATCGCTCGATGCTGCGTCCCTGGGTGGACCGGACCATGGACCACACGGTGCGCATCCGGCCCGATCTGGTCACCGGAGTCCTGCTCACGGCGATCGACGGCACCGAGGAGCGCGGCACGAGCCCGGCGGATCCGTCCGGGCAGGCAGGGCCTCGCACCTGA
- a CDS encoding universal stress protein translates to MSRTVTAGLDGSRESLAAADWAAREALLRGATLRLVHAWGQPPRVSAATLAGATVPLPDRRWSVRLLAKAEVILKRRHPGLRIVTEPLAGEPVAALVTAAQDTELLVLGSRGLGRAAGILLGSVGQGVVARVGRPVVLVRDGAPGISPFAGSEAPSEAAARHDVVLGLDLERPHEAVLEFAFDAASRRAAALRVVHGGSPSGHPAPDTAAGTRDGGEAEEAADRVQRRSMDLLRPWREKYPGVEVTEQTVIGHPGAHLADVSRDAALLVVGRAGRPLPVGTHIGPVTQAVLRHAAVPVAVVPHD, encoded by the coding sequence GTGTCCCGTACCGTCACCGCCGGCCTGGACGGCTCGCGCGAAAGCCTGGCCGCGGCCGACTGGGCCGCCCGAGAGGCCCTGCTGCGCGGGGCCACGCTACGGCTCGTGCACGCCTGGGGGCAGCCGCCCCGGGTGTCCGCCGCGACGCTCGCCGGGGCCACCGTGCCGCTGCCGGACCGGCGGTGGTCCGTACGCCTTCTGGCCAAGGCCGAGGTGATCCTGAAGCGCCGTCACCCGGGCCTGCGGATCGTCACCGAGCCCCTCGCCGGGGAGCCGGTGGCCGCTCTGGTGACGGCCGCACAGGACACCGAGCTGCTGGTCCTCGGGTCGCGGGGCCTGGGCAGAGCCGCCGGGATCCTGCTCGGCTCCGTGGGACAGGGGGTCGTGGCCAGGGTCGGGCGACCGGTCGTCCTGGTGCGCGACGGCGCGCCGGGCATCTCCCCGTTCGCCGGCTCCGAGGCACCCTCCGAGGCGGCCGCCCGGCACGACGTGGTGCTCGGCCTGGATCTGGAACGACCCCATGAGGCCGTACTGGAGTTCGCCTTCGACGCCGCGTCCCGGCGCGCCGCCGCTCTTCGGGTCGTCCACGGAGGAAGCCCGTCGGGGCATCCGGCCCCGGACACCGCTGCCGGAACCCGGGACGGGGGAGAGGCCGAGGAGGCCGCCGACCGCGTTCAGCGGCGGTCCATGGACCTGCTGCGGCCCTGGCGGGAGAAGTACCCCGGTGTCGAGGTCACCGAGCAGACGGTCATCGGACACCCCGGCGCACATCTGGCCGATGTCTCCCGGGACGCCGCGCTGCTGGTCGTCGGCCGTGCCGGACGCCCGCTCCCGGTCGGCACCCACATCGGGCCGGTGACCCAGGCGGTGCTCCGGCATGCGGCCGTGCCGGTCGCGGTGGTTCCGCACGACTGA
- a CDS encoding GntR family transcriptional regulator, translating into MNPPHQAPTRTPERSPVRGGPRLSPVARDRARTRTSDLVHDELVSAIRELRLAPGAALSETDLAGRLHVSRTPVREALTRLVDAGLVHVVPQVGTRVGRIRLHDVEEARFVRESLEVAAFEAACSRPAPDVTVLRELLERQEHSRRTENHDAFFAADEAFHGEIFAISGHPGAWQVVLRTKLQLDRLRRLSLPDSAVMGELIDEHRLIVDALENSDPAAGRALIARHAGRALACGPALRAEYPGYFTD; encoded by the coding sequence ATGAACCCCCCTCACCAAGCACCCACCCGCACCCCCGAACGATCACCGGTACGGGGCGGTCCGCGGCTGTCACCCGTCGCCCGGGACCGTGCGCGCACCCGGACGTCGGACCTCGTCCACGACGAGCTGGTCTCCGCGATCCGTGAACTGCGGCTCGCCCCCGGGGCCGCCCTGTCCGAGACGGACCTCGCCGGCCGGCTGCACGTCAGTCGCACCCCGGTGCGCGAGGCCCTGACGCGGCTCGTCGACGCGGGACTGGTGCATGTCGTGCCCCAGGTCGGCACACGGGTGGGACGGATCCGCCTGCACGACGTGGAGGAGGCACGCTTCGTCCGCGAGAGCCTGGAGGTCGCGGCCTTCGAGGCGGCCTGCTCCCGGCCGGCGCCGGACGTCACGGTGCTGCGCGAACTCCTCGAACGTCAGGAACACAGCCGCCGCACCGAGAACCATGACGCGTTCTTCGCCGCGGACGAGGCGTTCCACGGCGAGATCTTCGCGATCAGCGGCCATCCGGGGGCGTGGCAGGTGGTGCTGCGGACGAAGCTCCAGCTCGACCGGCTGCGCCGGCTCTCGCTGCCCGACTCCGCCGTGATGGGCGAACTCATCGACGAACACCGGCTGATCGTGGACGCGTTGGAGAACTCCGATCCGGCGGCCGGTCGCGCCCTGATCGCCCGGCACGCCGGACGCGCCCTCGCCTGCGGCCCGGCACTGCGCGCCGAGTATCCGGGCTACTTCACCGACTGA
- a CDS encoding DUF4142 domain-containing protein, which produces MRISRNLAGTVVLVGALGLTLTALAYPAMIGVETTSSSTDRIIANTRYGPLTEADRDFVVKVRSAGLWEYPLGELALKKGSTPEMREAGKHLIVGHAGLDAMCRKIAPELGITLPNQATPQQQQFVATSAAESGKEFDSTAANIMRVTHGQIFSVIAKIRATTRNTLVRQLADLANDTVLDHITVLEKTGTINFEQVNLQQTMPPKLPADQVTPPPPQPGSPMVVLTPRPDLNVNTAAPTSPESPAPSPSPEIG; this is translated from the coding sequence ATGCGTATCTCGCGCAACCTGGCAGGGACCGTCGTCCTGGTCGGCGCGCTGGGCCTGACCCTGACCGCCCTCGCCTACCCCGCCATGATCGGCGTCGAGACCACGTCCAGTTCCACGGACCGGATCATCGCCAACACCCGCTACGGCCCGCTCACCGAGGCCGACCGCGACTTCGTCGTCAAGGTCCGCTCCGCCGGGCTGTGGGAGTACCCCCTCGGCGAACTGGCGCTGAAGAAGGGCTCCACGCCCGAGATGAGAGAGGCCGGCAAGCATCTGATCGTCGGCCATGCCGGACTGGACGCGATGTGCCGCAAGATCGCCCCGGAGCTCGGCATCACCCTGCCCAACCAGGCGACCCCGCAGCAGCAGCAGTTCGTGGCGACCTCGGCGGCCGAGTCCGGCAAGGAGTTCGACTCCACCGCCGCCAACATCATGCGGGTCACCCACGGTCAGATCTTCTCGGTCATCGCCAAGATCCGCGCCACCACCCGGAACACCCTGGTGCGTCAGCTCGCCGACCTGGCCAACGACACCGTCCTGGACCACATCACCGTGCTGGAGAAGACCGGCACGATCAACTTCGAGCAGGTCAACCTGCAGCAGACCATGCCGCCCAAGCTCCCCGCGGACCAGGTCACCCCGCCCCCGCCCCAGCCGGGCTCCCCCATGGTGGTGCTCACTCCTCGCCCCGACCTGAACGTGAACACCGCGGCCCCCACGTCCCCCGAGTCCCCCGCGCCCAGCCCGAGTCCGGAGATCGGTTGA
- a CDS encoding type I glutamate--ammonia ligase, which yields MGSSSTVFVATSDLSGITRGRAAPGHAEEGVLRRGVGWVPADLALTAFGQIAPNPFGSTGDLRLVPDGSSGVDLPARGDVPGVRLYLADQTLPDGTPWQNCPRAFARRALEDLRRATGLEVTAAFEHEFMLPGLDGGAPLSFARFRSAEPFGSELVALLDRTGLEPETWLPEFGTDQFEITLRPADGMTAADRAIVLREVVRDLASRHGHRATFAPLLDPDGTGNGVHVHLSLRDAGTGRPVLYDPARPAGLSTLGGRFCAGILRHARALLSFTAGSPSSYLRLAPHRWSSAGVFLAERHREALLRICPTSGLGGGVEADQYNLEFRAADATANPWLVLGVLVRAGLQGVKEDYAQPQVWPEGAGPDLVGVPALPRSMEEALLELDKDAVVSGWFPEELLETHRSVKRSELAVVSGLDERDVCGRVADVY from the coding sequence ATGGGTTCTTCATCCACGGTGTTCGTGGCGACCAGTGACCTGTCCGGAATCACCCGCGGGCGTGCCGCGCCGGGCCATGCCGAGGAGGGTGTGCTGCGGCGCGGTGTGGGGTGGGTCCCGGCCGATCTGGCATTGACGGCCTTCGGCCAGATCGCTCCCAACCCGTTCGGCTCCACCGGCGATCTGAGGCTGGTGCCCGACGGTTCCAGCGGTGTCGACCTCCCCGCCCGCGGCGATGTGCCGGGGGTACGCCTGTATCTCGCCGACCAGACGCTGCCGGACGGCACCCCGTGGCAGAACTGCCCGCGGGCCTTCGCCCGGCGGGCGCTCGAGGACCTCCGCCGGGCCACCGGGCTGGAGGTGACGGCCGCCTTCGAGCACGAGTTCATGCTCCCCGGACTCGACGGCGGCGCCCCGCTCTCGTTCGCACGGTTCCGGTCCGCGGAGCCGTTCGGCAGCGAACTGGTGGCACTGCTGGACCGGACGGGCCTGGAGCCGGAGACCTGGCTGCCCGAGTTCGGAACCGACCAGTTCGAGATCACTCTGCGCCCGGCGGACGGCATGACGGCCGCGGACCGTGCGATCGTGCTGCGGGAAGTGGTCCGGGACCTGGCGTCCCGGCACGGACACCGCGCCACGTTCGCCCCTCTGCTCGACCCGGACGGCACCGGCAACGGCGTGCATGTCCATCTCTCCCTGCGCGACGCCGGGACCGGGCGTCCGGTTCTGTACGACCCCGCCCGCCCCGCCGGGCTCTCCACGCTCGGCGGCCGCTTCTGCGCGGGCATCCTCCGGCACGCCCGCGCGCTGCTCTCCTTCACCGCGGGCAGCCCCAGTTCGTATCTGCGACTGGCTCCCCACCGCTGGAGCTCCGCCGGTGTCTTCCTGGCCGAGCGTCATCGTGAGGCGCTGCTCCGCATCTGCCCGACGAGCGGCCTCGGCGGCGGCGTCGAGGCCGACCAGTACAACCTGGAGTTCCGTGCCGCGGACGCGACCGCCAACCCCTGGCTGGTCCTCGGAGTGCTGGTACGAGCCGGGCTCCAGGGGGTGAAGGAGGACTACGCCCAGCCGCAGGTGTGGCCCGAGGGCGCCGGGCCGGACCTCGTCGGTGTTCCCGCCCTGCCGCGGAGCATGGAGGAGGCCCTGCTCGAGCTGGACAAGGACGCCGTGGTGTCCGGCTGGTTCCCCGAGGAGCTGCTGGAGACCCATCGCTCGGTGAAACGGTCCGAGCTCGCGGTGGTCTCCGGTCTGGACGAGCGGGACGTGTGCGGGCGGGTCGCCGATGTCTACTGA
- a CDS encoding amidohydrolase family protein: MSTELSEGIAALPLVDHHVHSALASAVTREQFERLITESDRPLPAGVTSFDSQTGFAIRRHCAPLLGLPARAPADAYWAARAGHTAEQLSDLFLGAAGVSDWLVDTGFKGDELIPLGTLADRLRPARASEIVRLETVLEEVAQASGAAGLAEGFRTALARATASAVGVKSVIAYRHGLDFAPGRPSSAEVERAAGAWLRELERGAPARVSDPVLLRMALWAGVDTGLPVQLHTGYGDPDLDLRRCDPLLLVPWLKEIEGTGTDVVLLHCYPFHRNAGFLAQVFPHVHFDVGLAVNHTGAASTAVVAESLELAPFTKVLYSSDAWGPPELHHLGAVLWRRGTTRALRGWVEEGEWTEADALRVATLIGRTNAQRLYGLPHDSSD, from the coding sequence ATGTCTACTGAGCTCTCCGAGGGCATCGCCGCGCTGCCGCTGGTGGATCACCATGTCCACTCCGCGCTGGCCTCGGCCGTGACCCGCGAGCAGTTCGAGAGGCTGATCACCGAGTCCGACCGTCCCCTTCCGGCCGGGGTCACCTCGTTCGACTCCCAGACCGGGTTCGCGATACGGCGCCACTGCGCGCCGCTCCTCGGTCTTCCCGCCCGTGCTCCGGCCGACGCCTACTGGGCGGCACGGGCCGGGCACACGGCCGAGCAGCTGTCGGACCTCTTCCTCGGCGCCGCGGGGGTCTCCGACTGGCTGGTCGACACCGGCTTCAAGGGGGACGAGCTCATACCGCTCGGCACGCTCGCCGACCGGCTACGGCCCGCACGGGCCTCCGAGATCGTGCGGCTGGAGACCGTCCTGGAGGAGGTCGCACAGGCGAGCGGCGCCGCCGGGCTCGCCGAGGGCTTCCGGACGGCACTCGCCCGGGCCACGGCATCGGCCGTCGGGGTGAAGTCCGTGATCGCGTACCGGCACGGCCTCGACTTCGCCCCCGGCCGTCCTTCCTCCGCCGAGGTCGAACGCGCCGCCGGTGCCTGGCTGCGCGAGCTGGAGAGGGGCGCTCCGGCCCGGGTGAGCGATCCGGTGCTGCTGCGGATGGCGCTGTGGGCGGGCGTGGACACCGGTCTGCCCGTGCAGTTGCATACCGGCTACGGCGACCCCGACCTCGACCTGCGCCGCTGTGACCCGCTGCTGCTGGTGCCCTGGCTCAAGGAGATCGAGGGCACCGGGACCGATGTCGTCCTGCTGCACTGTTATCCCTTCCACCGCAACGCGGGGTTCCTCGCCCAGGTGTTCCCCCATGTCCACTTCGACGTCGGTCTCGCGGTGAACCACACCGGCGCCGCGTCCACCGCGGTGGTCGCGGAGAGCCTGGAGCTGGCGCCCTTCACCAAGGTGCTGTACTCCTCCGACGCCTGGGGGCCGCCGGAACTCCACCATCTGGGCGCCGTGCTGTGGCGCCGCGGCACGACCCGGGCTCTGCGCGGCTGGGTCGAGGAGGGCGAGTGGACCGAGGCCGACGCGCTCCGGGTGGCCACCCTGATCGGGCGCACCAACGCACAGCGTCTCTATGGATTGCCCCATGACTCCTCTGACTGA